In Falco biarmicus isolate bFalBia1 chromosome 5, bFalBia1.pri, whole genome shotgun sequence, a single genomic region encodes these proteins:
- the LOC130150476 gene encoding histone H2A type 2-C encodes MSGRGKQGGKARAKAKSRSSRAGLQFPVGRVHRLLRKGNYAERVGAGAPVYLAAVLEYLTAEILELAGNAARDNKKTRIIPRHLQLAIRNDEELNKLLGKVTIAQGGVLPNIQAVLLPKKTESHKAKSK; translated from the coding sequence ATGTCCGGCCGCGGGAAGCAGGGCGGGAAGGCGCGGGCCAAGGCCAAGTCGCGCTCGTCGCGGGCCGGGCTGCAGTTCCCCGTGGGCCGCGTGCACCGGCTGCTGCGCAAGGGCAACTACGCGGAGCGGGTGGGCGCCGGCGCCCCGGTGTACCTGGCGGCCGTGCTGGAGTACCTGACGGCCGAGATCCTGGAGCTGGCGGGCAACGCGGCCCGCGACAACAAGAAGACGCGCATCATCCCCCGCCACCTGCAGCTCGCCATCCGCAACGACGAGGAGCTCAACAAGCTGCTGGGCAAGGTGACCATCGCGCAGGGCGGCGTGCTGCCCAACATCCAGGCCGTGCTGCTGCCCAAGAAGACAGAGAGCCACAAAGCCAAGAGCAAGTAA
- the LOC130150461 gene encoding histone H3 has product MARTKQTARKSTGGKAPRKQLATKAARKSAPATGGVKKPHRYRPGTVALREIRRYQKSTELLIRKLPFQRLVREIAQDFKTDLRFQSSAVMALQEASEAYLVGLFEDTNLCAIHAKRVTIMPKDIQLARRIRGERA; this is encoded by the coding sequence ATGGCGCGCACGAAGCAGACGGCGCGTAAGTCGACGGGCGGGAAGGCGCCCCGCAAGCAGCTGGCCACCAAGGCGGCCCGCAAGAGCGCGCCGGCCACGGGCGGCGTGAAGAAGCCGCACCGCTACCGGCCCGGCACGGTGGCGCTGCGCGAGATCCGGCGCTACCAGAAGTCGACGGAGCTGCTGATCCGCAAGCTGCCCTTCCAGCGGCTGGTGCGCGAGATCGCGCAGGACTTCAAGACCGACCTGCGCTTCCAGAGCTCGGCCGTGATGGCGCTGCAGGAGGCGAGCGAGGCCTACCTGGTGGGGCTCTTCGAGGACACCAACCTGTGCGCCATCCACGCCAAGCGCGTCACCATCATGCCCAAGGACATCCAGCTGGCACGCCGCATACGCGGAGAGCGTGCATAA